In Sporosarcina sp. PTS2304, a genomic segment contains:
- a CDS encoding MFS transporter, with product MDVRVLLLAISAITVGLVELVVGGILPVIAGDLNVSIASAGQLITVFALVYAVAGPVLLSLTAKIERKKLYLITLGIFLIGNILTYFSPTFSLMMLARVVTAASAALVIVLALTITARIVAPKVRAKALGYIYMGISSSLVLGVPIGIVVTNAFGWRSVFLGISVLTVGSIVLIAKFLEKIPAGQVQPLSAQIKALANKKIFFAHLATMFMLAGHYTVYAYFTPFLETTMQLSPYWISVFYFLFGIAAVGGGAFGGGLASRLGSKKSILIILGAFAISLFALPYSTFSTPLFIVFMMIWGGLSWALAPAQQDYIIQSDPVSSDIHQSFNNSALQVGIALGSGVGGLAFSQTGSVTMMPAIGGSIVIIAFICAFISLRIGVQKRSQQVVSQ from the coding sequence TTGGATGTACGTGTACTTTTATTAGCTATTTCAGCGATTACGGTCGGGCTTGTAGAACTTGTAGTAGGTGGGATCTTACCCGTAATCGCAGGTGATTTGAACGTTTCAATCGCTTCCGCAGGACAGTTAATTACAGTTTTCGCTCTTGTTTATGCCGTGGCGGGTCCCGTGTTACTATCATTAACAGCAAAGATTGAACGAAAAAAATTGTATTTGATCACACTTGGAATATTTTTAATCGGAAATATTTTGACGTATTTCAGCCCTACATTCAGCCTGATGATGCTAGCTCGTGTAGTCACAGCAGCCAGCGCAGCCTTAGTAATCGTGCTCGCCCTGACAATAACAGCGAGAATCGTTGCTCCAAAAGTTCGCGCCAAGGCACTCGGATATATTTATATGGGCATTAGCTCTTCACTAGTGCTTGGAGTACCGATCGGAATTGTCGTAACGAATGCTTTTGGCTGGCGATCGGTGTTTTTGGGAATTTCCGTGTTAACTGTCGGTTCTATCGTGCTGATTGCTAAGTTTTTAGAAAAGATCCCCGCAGGTCAAGTGCAGCCTTTGTCAGCACAGATTAAGGCGCTGGCGAATAAAAAGATTTTCTTCGCACATTTGGCGACAATGTTTATGTTAGCAGGTCATTACACAGTATATGCATATTTCACACCTTTCCTTGAAACAACGATGCAGTTAAGTCCGTATTGGATCAGTGTTTTTTATTTTCTATTCGGTATTGCCGCTGTCGGTGGAGGTGCGTTTGGTGGCGGATTAGCTTCGCGACTAGGTTCTAAGAAAAGTATCTTAATTATTTTAGGTGCATTCGCGATCAGCTTGTTTGCTCTGCCTTATTCAACATTTTCTACCCCGTTATTTATTGTATTTATGATGATCTGGGGTGGCTTGAGTTGGGCATTAGCTCCAGCACAACAAGATTATATTATTCAAAGTGATCCAGTGTCTTCGGATATTCACCAAAGTTTTAATAATTCCGCGCTCCAAGTCGGTATTGCGCTCGGATCGGGTGTTGGTGGTTTAGCTTTTAGTCAAACCGGAAGCGTGACGATGATGCCCGCTATTGGTGGAAGCATTGTCATTATCGCATTCATTTGTGCGTTCATTTCACTACGAATAGGTGTTCAAAAGAGAAGTCAGCAAGTAGTTTCACAATAA
- a CDS encoding response regulator transcription factor codes for MNYTILVIDDESQMRELIRMILEDADYSVLEASDGIQALTVLKEHTVDLCIVDVMMPYMDGFTFAEQVKRTSSVPLIFLSARGEEWDKVQGLKIGGDDYIVKPFLPSELIARIEAVLRRTYRHTPDPTILQAGPLTINEDSYTAQLAGKPLNLTLKEFGLLLLLVKNKGRAYSREQLLELVWGDDHQSSERTIDTHVKTLRLKLGDAGKMIETVWGIGYKLEEAE; via the coding sequence ATGAATTATACAATATTGGTTATAGATGATGAATCACAAATGCGAGAGTTGATACGCATGATATTAGAAGATGCAGATTACAGCGTGCTAGAAGCAAGCGATGGAATTCAGGCATTGACTGTTTTGAAAGAGCATACAGTTGATTTGTGTATTGTCGATGTCATGATGCCCTATATGGATGGGTTTACATTTGCCGAACAGGTAAAGCGAACATCTTCTGTTCCATTAATCTTCTTGTCCGCACGCGGCGAAGAATGGGATAAAGTGCAAGGATTGAAAATAGGCGGTGATGATTATATCGTAAAACCGTTCCTACCTAGCGAACTTATAGCACGTATTGAAGCCGTATTACGTAGAACTTACCGGCATACCCCCGATCCTACTATTTTGCAGGCTGGTCCACTAACGATCAATGAAGATTCTTATACTGCACAACTCGCTGGGAAGCCGCTGAATCTGACATTGAAAGAATTCGGTTTATTATTATTACTCGTCAAAAATAAAGGCCGGGCGTATTCACGAGAACAATTACTTGAACTAGTATGGGGTGATGATCATCAAAGTAGCGAACGGACGATAGATACACATGTGAAAACCTTGCGACTAAAGCTTGGCGATGCAGGAAAGATGATTGAAACCGTTTGGGGTATAGGGTATAAACTTGAGGAAGCTGAATGA
- a CDS encoding YecA family protein, whose protein sequence is MVGRNEPCPCGSGKKYKKCCESKQAITVEDVQTEEMERLLQTFYDTHPERVDVKEFIEYSETWKSSLNQYLPEEIIQTIALDEFFFHERKDIWTNYLSKQKKKQVRPSILELLDLWDDPRVFIGEVTAVGNTYLTATSILGDETIQLWKESDKPVPAGVHFYCFLLPDGTSIGNNLAVSSLIFFPTDHTEAIKNFAKSISSKQMKDHTLQFWEVLGADGYSGGEFTEFEAGVLLSAQEFLDTNDRSSATLLEIVEDFLVDEQPKARKMMAIAAGAIRYGQENDYFTPLDMTLKEIAEAFDVSPSSMNKYAKEIAQYVSDKK, encoded by the coding sequence ATGGTAGGTAGAAATGAACCATGCCCGTGCGGTAGTGGCAAGAAGTATAAAAAGTGCTGTGAATCGAAGCAAGCTATAACAGTTGAAGACGTACAAACAGAAGAAATGGAACGTCTATTGCAGACATTTTACGATACTCATCCTGAACGTGTAGATGTGAAAGAGTTTATAGAGTACTCGGAGACCTGGAAATCTTCATTAAACCAATACTTACCAGAAGAAATCATCCAAACTATAGCGCTGGATGAGTTTTTCTTTCATGAGCGGAAAGATATTTGGACAAATTATCTTTCAAAACAAAAGAAAAAACAAGTGCGTCCTTCTATTTTAGAATTGCTTGATTTATGGGATGATCCACGTGTATTCATTGGTGAAGTAACGGCAGTCGGCAATACATATTTAACTGCTACAAGTATTCTTGGTGACGAAACTATTCAGTTATGGAAAGAAAGTGATAAGCCCGTCCCTGCTGGTGTTCATTTTTATTGTTTCCTATTACCAGATGGTACTTCAATAGGTAATAATTTAGCAGTGTCTAGTTTAATCTTTTTCCCCACAGATCATACAGAAGCTATTAAAAATTTTGCGAAGTCAATTTCAAGTAAACAAATGAAAGATCACACATTGCAATTTTGGGAAGTGCTTGGGGCAGACGGTTACAGCGGAGGAGAATTTACAGAATTTGAAGCTGGCGTCCTATTATCAGCTCAAGAGTTTCTAGATACGAATGATCGTTCTTCTGCTACGTTACTTGAAATAGTAGAAGACTTCTTAGTGGACGAACAGCCAAAAGCACGTAAAATGATGGCCATTGCGGCAGGCGCTATTCGTTACGGTCAAGAAAATGATTACTTTACACCTCTTGATATGACATTAAAAGAAATTGCGGAAGCATTCGATGTATCTCCTTCCTCAATGAATAAGTATGCTAAAGAGATTGCACAGTATGTGAGCGATAAGAAGTAA
- a CDS encoding SCO family protein, translating into MERLIPLLFALLIITAGCSEPLERGKQVRDFTFIDQNSHSFGKEQVVGTPWIANFVFTNCTTICPTLTSEMAGLQELLKQQGLNVQFVSFSVDPEVDSPEVLKEYIAKFTDDENNWHLLTGYTQQEIEAFAREEFQTFVLKHDSSTQVVHGTNFYLLDREGFIRKEYNFSNESYQKELLADLKQLN; encoded by the coding sequence ATGGAACGGCTTATTCCTCTTCTGTTTGCGTTGCTTATCATAACTGCTGGTTGCAGTGAACCACTTGAACGCGGAAAGCAAGTCCGGGATTTTACCTTCATTGATCAAAACAGCCACTCATTTGGCAAAGAGCAAGTAGTGGGCACACCTTGGATTGCGAATTTTGTGTTTACAAATTGTACAACGATCTGTCCGACCCTGACGAGTGAAATGGCCGGACTGCAAGAGTTATTGAAACAGCAAGGCTTGAATGTGCAATTCGTCTCTTTCTCTGTTGATCCTGAAGTAGATTCTCCTGAAGTACTTAAAGAATATATCGCGAAATTTACTGACGATGAAAACAATTGGCACTTGCTGACAGGTTATACGCAACAGGAAATCGAAGCGTTTGCGAGAGAAGAATTTCAAACATTTGTACTTAAACATGACTCTTCCACACAAGTAGTGCATGGAACAAATTTTTATTTATTGGATAGAGAAGGGTTTATTCGTAAAGAATATAACTTTTCAAATGAATCCTATCAGAAAGAATTACTCGCGGATTTAAAGCAGCTCAACTAA
- a CDS encoding S-layer homology domain-containing protein: MKRYFAIIVTLVLLLAPVPKTEAASKVFADVPTNHPNYTAIMYLLENKIIEPNKRFGLNDKVTREEVAIMVAKATGLDGTKKKTKFKDVPATRYSSGYIYSAVQAKIINGYPDGTFKPTQKVTRGHMAAFIANGFKLTKEKDIQFKDVKKGSTAYNAVRKLVYESITSGYPDGTFRPNETLTRSHIAAFIARAMDPAFRPSQSVTVTRGIHFGMNPTQVKSIESKSPAVFVVEEKEGNATILIYSTTKYNYSTDLIYYFENNKLQFIGYDFMNGEELYHESDELFVIYSELSENARREFGKDFYYESDNEYSFSSGWDKTGYVVLLTVNDDELSTTANLIYLPHSLLK, from the coding sequence ATGAAAAGATATTTCGCAATAATCGTTACACTTGTTTTGCTGTTAGCGCCAGTACCTAAAACAGAAGCAGCGTCCAAAGTATTTGCAGATGTTCCAACAAATCACCCAAATTACACAGCAATTATGTATTTATTGGAGAATAAGATCATTGAGCCAAATAAGCGCTTTGGTTTAAATGACAAGGTGACGCGAGAAGAAGTAGCGATTATGGTAGCTAAAGCAACGGGACTCGACGGAACGAAGAAGAAAACAAAATTTAAAGATGTGCCTGCAACTAGGTATTCATCGGGCTATATTTACTCTGCGGTACAAGCGAAAATTATTAACGGATATCCAGATGGCACATTTAAGCCAACACAAAAAGTAACGAGAGGTCATATGGCTGCATTTATTGCTAATGGATTTAAATTAACAAAAGAGAAAGACATTCAATTTAAAGATGTGAAAAAAGGTTCTACAGCTTACAATGCAGTTCGAAAACTTGTTTATGAAAGTATTACATCAGGATATCCCGATGGTACATTTAGACCGAACGAAACACTTACTCGTTCTCATATAGCAGCTTTTATCGCCAGAGCAATGGATCCTGCGTTTAGACCTTCTCAGTCAGTGACAGTAACTAGGGGGATTCATTTTGGTATGAATCCTACACAGGTGAAAAGCATCGAATCAAAATCACCGGCAGTATTTGTAGTAGAAGAAAAAGAGGGCAATGCAACAATTTTGATTTATAGTACAACGAAATATAATTACAGCACGGATTTAATTTATTATTTTGAAAATAATAAACTACAATTTATTGGTTATGACTTTATGAATGGAGAAGAGCTGTATCATGAGTCAGACGAGTTGTTTGTGATTTATAGTGAACTTAGTGAAAATGCGCGGCGGGAATTTGGCAAGGATTTTTATTATGAATCGGATAATGAATACTCTTTTAGTTCAGGGTGGGATAAAACAGGATATGTAGTATTATTAACAGTAAATGATGATGAATTAAGTACAACGGCTAATTTAATTTATTTACCTCATTCATTATTGAAATAA
- the yfkAB gene encoding radical SAM/CxCxxxxC motif protein YfkAB — MVLSQPKIVDPWEAYNDVDLYGKQVLSSIEFTTTYLCNMRCEHCAVGYMLQPKDPQALPIELLLERLDEIPRLRTISLTGGEPMFSKKSVENYVAPLLKYAHANGIKTQINSNLTMPFERYERIAPYLDVLHISHNWGTIDDFIDGGFAMMERKPPRARRAEQFERMIENSRTLSEMGVMVSAETMLNGRTLPHLQTIHQQIVHEMKCGRHEIHPMYPSDFASALEVLSLDETRQAMFDILSFRDPNTWMLFGTLPFYHCSQDPEDKKLFTKLAESKNVTVRNDPDGRSRLNVNIFTGDVIVTDFGDVPPLGTIQQDHLPALYDKWQQHELAKSVSCHCPAVRCLGPNLLVKNAYYSDVDFLKRQ, encoded by the coding sequence ATGGTATTATCACAACCTAAAATAGTAGATCCTTGGGAAGCCTATAATGATGTCGACCTTTACGGAAAACAAGTATTATCAAGCATTGAATTCACAACTACCTATTTATGCAATATGCGTTGTGAACACTGTGCTGTCGGATACATGTTACAACCAAAAGATCCACAGGCATTACCGATTGAGCTATTGTTAGAAAGACTTGATGAAATCCCTCGATTGCGGACGATTAGTCTAACAGGCGGAGAGCCCATGTTTTCAAAAAAATCAGTTGAGAATTATGTAGCGCCCTTATTAAAATATGCACATGCGAATGGAATTAAAACGCAAATAAATTCAAATTTAACGATGCCTTTCGAACGGTATGAACGGATTGCACCCTATTTGGATGTTCTGCATATCTCTCATAATTGGGGCACTATTGATGATTTCATCGACGGAGGATTTGCGATGATGGAACGCAAGCCTCCACGTGCCCGTCGAGCTGAACAGTTTGAACGAATGATTGAAAATAGTAGAACGCTATCCGAAATGGGTGTGATGGTCTCTGCTGAAACGATGCTAAACGGTCGCACGTTACCACATTTGCAGACGATTCATCAGCAAATCGTACATGAAATGAAGTGCGGTCGCCATGAAATACACCCGATGTATCCAAGTGATTTTGCCTCTGCACTGGAAGTTCTTTCATTAGACGAAACACGTCAAGCTATGTTTGATATATTGTCATTCCGTGATCCAAATACATGGATGCTGTTTGGAACATTACCTTTTTACCATTGCAGTCAAGATCCCGAAGATAAGAAATTATTTACGAAACTTGCCGAAAGTAAAAATGTTACAGTACGGAATGATCCGGACGGTCGATCACGCTTAAATGTTAATATATTTACAGGAGATGTAATTGTTACAGACTTTGGTGACGTGCCTCCCCTCGGTACTATTCAACAAGATCACTTACCTGCTTTATATGATAAGTGGCAACAACATGAACTTGCAAAAAGTGTCAGTTGTCATTGTCCAGCTGTACGTTGTTTAGGGCCAAATTTATTAGTTAAAAATGCATATTATTCCGATGTCGATTTTTTAAAAAGACAATAG
- a CDS encoding ASCH domain-containing protein yields MTEYPKKTCSIELLVTIPEDVQKVLDGEKWQTRRNGVYAYPGETMTLQGQDFEVDKLYVQTLGELTDEDAKAEGHETVEEYKQAMLSIHDKMPWLPQMKVWVHEYSPVQK; encoded by the coding sequence ATGACAGAATATCCTAAAAAAACTTGTTCCATCGAATTACTTGTAACGATTCCAGAAGACGTGCAAAAAGTACTTGATGGTGAAAAGTGGCAAACTAGAAGAAACGGCGTATACGCATATCCAGGTGAAACGATGACATTACAAGGTCAAGACTTTGAAGTCGATAAACTGTATGTTCAAACACTTGGTGAACTTACAGATGAAGATGCGAAAGCAGAAGGACATGAAACAGTCGAAGAGTATAAACAAGCGATGCTTTCTATCCACGACAAAATGCCATGGCTTCCACAGATGAAAGTATGGGTGCACGAATACAGCCCAGTACAGAAATGA
- a CDS encoding MetQ/NlpA family ABC transporter substrate-binding protein, with the protein MKMRVFGLFIVLSLLLTACNPKNDEKTIVMGTTEGLYAKVIDQALAPALKELGYKIEVKKYVDFVTPNEELVKGEIDANMFQQRLYLDQAKQHENLPIVALTDIPSVGLGIYSNELTSIDDIPNGAWITIPNDELGTARALHLLEHQGLLSLNEGASTYTVNESNIDSNPKNLQIQPVLTAQLIASLASGNLAIIPDNYIIVNEMELDDALAREQLNEELNYIIAVNEEDKDQDFAKALNEAVQSETFKQSIDKHFQGFGK; encoded by the coding sequence ATGAAAATGAGAGTATTTGGTTTGTTTATAGTGCTCAGTTTATTACTGACGGCATGTAATCCTAAAAATGATGAAAAAACAATTGTCATGGGAACGACTGAAGGGCTATATGCAAAAGTAATTGATCAAGCACTTGCACCTGCCTTGAAAGAACTAGGCTATAAAATAGAAGTTAAAAAATATGTAGATTTTGTTACACCAAATGAAGAATTGGTGAAAGGTGAAATTGATGCCAATATGTTTCAACAACGTCTCTATTTAGACCAAGCGAAACAACATGAAAACTTACCGATTGTAGCATTAACAGACATTCCGAGTGTTGGATTAGGAATCTACTCAAATGAGCTAACATCAATTGATGATATTCCCAATGGGGCATGGATTACTATTCCGAATGATGAACTAGGTACAGCGAGAGCTCTACATCTCCTCGAGCATCAAGGGCTACTATCCTTGAATGAGGGGGCATCTACTTATACTGTGAACGAATCGAATATCGATAGTAATCCGAAGAATCTTCAAATTCAACCAGTGTTAACAGCACAGCTCATCGCTTCATTAGCAAGCGGAAATTTAGCTATTATCCCCGATAATTATATTATTGTAAACGAAATGGAATTGGATGATGCGTTAGCAAGAGAACAACTGAATGAAGAGTTGAACTATATTATAGCTGTGAATGAAGAAGACAAAGATCAAGATTTTGCAAAAGCGTTAAACGAAGCAGTGCAATCGGAGACATTCAAGCAATCGATCGATAAACATTTTCAAGGTTTTGGAAAATAA
- a CDS encoding cell wall metabolism sensor histidine kinase WalK encodes MKNLTLSKKMLLVFVGSIACTILFSFFFIHYLYTDLYKERIKQSIIYQGNRTAAHYHYGELSDSIIEKIQWYNIVSEYEIIVVDRLDDLTSYFPYQLDFQALVDENDEKILETGQPVMKEGYVKELNREIFGGIFPIKGENGLIGFIYIYVPLAAIKDVFGDSLPIMILVGITFFVILFLILQKVWRSLFEPLKTLQTYSERVSKGDYSNRLETRSDEIGKLIAAFNMMSYSLAEQEQRKKEFTSNIVHELRTPLTYISGYAQLSREKMDVSPDDVKQYLSTIEKETERLKKLIHDLVELNYLEQDFYSLENEPIALAQLLLDTVDLFAIRLKEKDIQWQLTIDEEIIMQGDPKRLQQVFYNTIDNAVKYAEQSIDVMLSATGQFITYQITNDGVTIGDEDVARIGERFFRTDKARNRTTGGTGLGLAIVKEIVRLHNGSLEVSTTCTETIVRIEFPISIERSEG; translated from the coding sequence ATGAAAAACTTGACTCTGAGCAAAAAGATGCTGCTCGTCTTCGTTGGCAGCATTGCCTGTACTATACTCTTTTCTTTCTTTTTCATACATTACTTATACACAGACTTATATAAAGAACGAATTAAGCAATCGATAATTTATCAAGGGAATCGAACAGCTGCTCATTACCATTATGGCGAACTAAGTGATTCCATAATAGAAAAAATTCAATGGTATAATATCGTTTCAGAATATGAAATTATCGTCGTTGATCGACTGGATGATTTAACATCATACTTCCCCTACCAGCTCGATTTTCAGGCACTTGTTGATGAAAATGATGAAAAGATATTAGAAACTGGCCAGCCTGTCATGAAAGAAGGCTACGTGAAAGAATTAAACCGAGAAATATTTGGTGGAATTTTTCCGATTAAAGGGGAAAACGGGTTAATCGGATTCATCTATATTTATGTCCCGCTAGCTGCCATTAAAGATGTGTTTGGAGATAGTTTACCAATCATGATTCTTGTTGGTATTACGTTCTTCGTTATTTTATTTTTAATTTTGCAGAAAGTATGGCGTTCTTTATTCGAGCCGCTAAAAACTTTGCAAACATATTCTGAACGTGTTTCTAAAGGGGACTATTCTAACCGTTTAGAAACACGTTCTGATGAAATAGGAAAGCTTATAGCGGCTTTTAACATGATGAGCTATTCATTGGCCGAGCAAGAACAACGTAAAAAAGAATTCACATCGAATATCGTGCATGAACTACGAACACCACTTACGTATATTAGTGGATACGCACAACTTTCACGTGAGAAAATGGATGTCAGTCCTGATGATGTGAAACAATATTTATCGACAATCGAGAAGGAAACGGAACGCTTAAAGAAGCTGATCCATGATTTAGTTGAACTGAATTATTTGGAGCAAGATTTTTATTCACTTGAAAATGAACCGATTGCATTAGCTCAATTGTTACTCGATACGGTAGATCTTTTTGCAATTCGATTAAAAGAAAAAGACATTCAATGGCAACTGACGATTGATGAGGAAATCATTATGCAGGGTGATCCAAAACGCCTGCAACAAGTATTTTATAATACAATTGATAATGCTGTAAAATATGCTGAACAATCTATTGACGTTATGTTATCTGCGACCGGTCAATTTATCACGTATCAAATTACGAATGACGGTGTGACGATTGGAGACGAAGATGTTGCGCGTATAGGAGAACGTTTTTTCCGCACAGATAAAGCACGTAATCGAACGACTGGTGGGACAGGTTTGGGATTGGCCATCGTTAAAGAGATTGTGCGTTTGCATAATGGATCCTTGGAAGTATCTACTACGTGTACTGAAACGATAGTACGTATAGAGTTCCCTATTTCAATTGAAAGGAGTGAAGGTTGA
- a CDS encoding FixH family protein, producing the protein MKRFGILVAGVTLTAFLTACGQEDEVPTEAALPEPIEVELTVPESADVMAPVTLTTLVTQGEEKVEDATEVEYEIWLEGKKDDSIHVETTNDKEGIYSAETTFESDGIYHVQVHVTAREMHVMPEKKIQIGDAVASDQAEVHESRDATDDHHHESTEGLSVHFMQPKEVQVSEKTELMTHVQLEGKALEQTKIRYEIANSAHDVQWVETEETKPGEYTANHSFESAGTYTVTIHIENDTIHEHEDHTIEVK; encoded by the coding sequence ATGAAACGTTTTGGAATTTTAGTGGCAGGAGTTACGCTAACTGCTTTTCTTACAGCTTGCGGACAGGAAGATGAAGTACCGACAGAAGCAGCATTGCCAGAACCAATTGAGGTAGAACTAACAGTACCCGAATCAGCAGACGTTATGGCACCTGTTACATTAACGACGCTCGTAACTCAAGGTGAAGAAAAAGTAGAAGATGCTACAGAAGTCGAGTACGAAATTTGGCTAGAAGGTAAAAAAGACGACAGTATTCACGTAGAAACGACGAATGATAAGGAAGGAATTTATTCGGCTGAAACAACATTTGAATCAGACGGAATCTATCATGTACAAGTTCATGTAACTGCACGTGAAATGCATGTCATGCCAGAGAAAAAAATTCAAATAGGCGATGCGGTCGCTTCAGATCAAGCAGAAGTACATGAAAGTCGTGACGCAACAGATGATCATCATCACGAGTCAACGGAAGGCTTATCTGTACATTTCATGCAACCTAAAGAAGTGCAAGTAAGTGAGAAAACTGAGTTAATGACACATGTTCAATTGGAAGGAAAAGCACTTGAACAGACAAAGATTCGCTATGAGATCGCAAATTCTGCTCATGATGTTCAATGGGTCGAAACGGAGGAGACTAAGCCAGGCGAGTATACAGCTAATCATTCATTCGAATCTGCTGGAACGTATACAGTAACTATTCATATCGAAAACGATACCATTCATGAACATGAAGATCATACAATAGAAGTGAAATAA
- a CDS encoding DUF3784 domain-containing protein gives MMGLVINIGVMIAFIIYGVILSKGKGASLLSGYNTMPLEKKAKVNEIALCKFMAKIMFALAFCVALFALSEWLERDLLFLIGLALFFIIIGFAITYANTSDRFKKKRNYKKL, from the coding sequence ATGATGGGTTTAGTAATCAATATAGGGGTCATGATCGCTTTCATCATATATGGTGTGATATTGTCGAAAGGAAAAGGAGCTTCGTTGCTGTCGGGGTATAATACGATGCCGTTAGAGAAGAAAGCGAAAGTTAATGAGATAGCTTTATGCAAGTTTATGGCGAAAATCATGTTTGCTCTTGCGTTTTGTGTAGCGTTATTTGCATTAAGTGAGTGGTTGGAACGAGATCTATTATTTCTTATAGGATTAGCATTATTTTTCATCATCATTGGATTCGCCATCACGTACGCAAACACGAGCGATCGATTTAAAAAGAAAAGAAACTATAAAAAACTCTGA
- a CDS encoding fructose bisphosphate aldolase, producing the protein MDEKQLDKVKNGKGFIAALDQSGGSTPKALLAYGVLEDSYATEDEMFTLVHDMRTRIITSPAFNANHILGAILFEQTMDREIEGMYTADYLADKKGIVPFLKIDKGLAEEENGVQLMKPIHDLDELLQRAKERHIFGTKMRSVIKEPNEEGIRAIVDQQFEIGKQIIAAGLVPIIEPEVDITSADKEACEHLLKTEIQKHIDQLHDHENVMLKLTIPTQANLYKELIEHPRVIRVVALSGGYSTEVANDKLKANDGLIASFSRALSQDLNANQTDDEFNQALETAVQSIYEASI; encoded by the coding sequence ATGGATGAAAAACAACTCGATAAAGTTAAGAATGGCAAAGGATTTATTGCTGCACTTGATCAAAGTGGTGGAAGTACGCCTAAAGCTCTTTTAGCATATGGTGTGTTGGAAGATAGTTACGCTACTGAAGATGAAATGTTCACGCTCGTACACGATATGCGCACACGGATTATCACCTCCCCTGCATTTAATGCAAACCATATTCTTGGAGCCATTTTATTCGAACAAACAATGGATCGGGAAATCGAAGGAATGTATACAGCAGATTACTTAGCAGATAAAAAAGGAATTGTTCCTTTCCTGAAAATTGATAAAGGATTAGCAGAAGAAGAAAACGGTGTTCAATTAATGAAGCCAATCCATGATTTAGATGAGTTACTACAACGCGCAAAGGAACGCCATATTTTCGGAACAAAAATGCGCTCTGTAATTAAAGAACCAAATGAAGAAGGCATCCGAGCAATTGTTGATCAACAATTTGAAATCGGCAAGCAAATCATTGCGGCAGGACTTGTGCCGATCATCGAGCCTGAAGTAGATATTACTAGTGCAGATAAAGAAGCTTGTGAACACTTACTCAAAACAGAAATTCAAAAGCATATTGATCAGTTACATGACCATGAAAATGTTATGCTAAAACTGACGATTCCTACACAAGCGAACTTGTATAAAGAACTCATTGAGCATCCACGTGTTATTCGTGTAGTAGCACTTTCAGGTGGATACTCTACGGAAGTGGCCAATGATAAGTTAAAAGCAAATGATGGACTAATTGCAAGTTTTTCACGCGCACTAAGTCAAGATTTGAACGCAAACCAAACGGATGATGAATTCAACCAAGCACTAGAAACAGCAGTACAATCCATTTATGAAGCATCCATTTAA